A genomic stretch from Microplitis mediator isolate UGA2020A chromosome 10, iyMicMedi2.1, whole genome shotgun sequence includes:
- the LOC130676551 gene encoding transcription factor E2F3-like yields MPRVRRQVILEDPSRPVTPDMAQTKLIKSEFIDGNSLDELQPQKIAEETPSPHLQDHQYGQTPCYQVARRPAQPLPRPEQMSVQAVKRRLNLEVASTAPSQSAFKAPRVKRRRSGSNSFSNHTPTKSKNLERTRYDTSLSLLTKKFINLVENSNDGVVDLNVASEKLGVQKRRIYDITNVLEGIGILEKKSKNNIQWKGGQLPGERNNILELRQEVTDLEAKENALDRLILGAEESLRELCADRRYAYVTYHDLRSVPAYRDQAIMAVKAPPEATLHVPQPTSNCGQPKLQIHMRSSHGEIEVFLCPDDSTTKTQTTTTPPQTQQSTSVLSKSKNSPHLPSELLVTQEQQTHRTESQTKIIKSEYNCVIKREPDTEDTTISTASGMRDALLGETDDFEPMGGGKYQLQTEDQMSPDMSILDFGESLMSLEPPLSENDYSFSLASGEGLSDLFDFPF; encoded by the exons ATGCCACGTGTAAGAAGACAAGTGATCCTGGAAGATCCTTCCAGGCCGGTTACACCTGATATGGCACAAACAAAATTAA TTAAATCAGAATTTATTGATGGTAATTCTCTGGACGAACTTCAACCACAAAAAATAGCTGAGGAAACTCCAAGTCCTCATTTACAAGATCATCAGTATGGACAAACTCCTTGTTATCAAGTTGCAAGAAGACCTGCGCAGCCATTACCTCGAcctgaa caaaTGTCAGTGCAAGCTGTAAAAAGAAGATTAAATTTGGAAGTTGCCTCAACTGCACCCAGTCAATCAGCTTTCAAAGCTCCGCGGGTTAAAAGACGGAGATCAGGATCTAATTCATTTTCAAATCATACTCCCACAAAAa GTAAAAATTTGGAAAGAACAAGATATGATACGTCGTTAAgtttattaactaaaaaatttataaatttagttgaGAATAGTAATGATGGTGTAGTAGATTTAAATGTCGCATCCGAAAAATTAGGAGTACAAAAACGAAGGATATATGATATTACAAATGTATTAGAAGGAATAGGTATATTggagaaaaaaagtaaaaacaatattcagtggaa aggTGGGCAATTGCCGGGTGAGAGAAATAATATTCTCGAATTGAGGCAAGAAGTGACTGATTTAGAAGCTAAGGAAAATGCTTTAGATCGTTTAATTCTCGGTGCTGAAGAAAGTTTAAGAGAATTGTGCGCTGACAGACGATACGCTTACGTTACTTATCATGACTTACGTTCAGTACCAGCGTATCGCGATCAAGCAATAATGGCAGTAAAAGCACCACCAGAAGCTACACTACACGTACCACAACCCACAAGTAATTGTGGGCAGCCTAAa ctaCAAATTCACATGCGGTCGTCACATGGTGAAATAGAAGTATTCTTATGTCCTGACGATTCCACAACTAAAACTCAAACCACAACGACACCACCACAAACACAACAATCTACGTCGGTTTTATctaaatcgaaaaattcacCTCATTTACCATCCGAACTTTTAGTGACTCAAGAACAACAAACACACCGGACAGAGtctcaaacaaaaataattaaatcagaaTACAATTGTGTGATAAAACGTGAGCCTGATACTGAGGATACTACGATTTCAACAGCATCGGGTATGAGAGATGCTCTTTTAGGTGAAACTGATGACTTTGAACCAATGGGAGGTGGAAAATATCAACTACAAACAGAAGATCAAATGTCACCag atatgaGTATTCTTGATTTCGGAGAATCTCTAATGTCATTGGAGCCACCGCTTTCAGAAAATGattattcattttcattaGCTTCTGGCGAAGGTCTCTCTGATCTCTTCGACTTTcctttttaa
- the LOC130676558 gene encoding uncharacterized protein LOC130676558 translates to MMWLKKIIVCYYCLFTVNVACSSFKIYDSSPTNTSTRLTNHARELVDMCFTNNSNSVIITDDLYRNGYRDENLSDENDKISSVIIITSNFEPSKITGLIRSYPTYVLPFESIKKLKTLIEKFKSSTIWSVTSKFLILDTTKEPRCANAEKILKFLWKIDLLFSYYMCYDNDKDSTFFYTLNPFTKYAPPPWVQVETTDEFSNKKNKKLILYSLQYSTGIQCNYFL, encoded by the exons ATGatgtggctcaaaaaaattattgtatgttattattgtttgttCACGGTTAATGTTGCGTGcagtagttttaaaatttacgattCATCACCAACAAACACATCAACACGTCTTACTAATCATGCG AGAGAACTAGTTGACATgtgttttacaaataattcgaattctGTGATTATAACTGATGATTTGTATCGTAACGGCTATAGAGATGAAAATCTGTCTGacgaaaatgataaaatttcgtCAGTGATTATAATTACCAGCAATTTCGAGCCGAGTAAGATCACAGGGTTAATACGTTCTTACCCAACGTATGTCTTACCATtcgaatcaattaaaaaactgaaaacaCTCATTGAGAAGTTCAAATCATCGACAATCTGGAGTGTAacatcgaaatttttaatcctcgATACGACAAAAGAGCCACGTTGTGCGAAtgctgaaaaaatattaaaattcttgtGGAAAATAGATTTATTGTTTTCGTATTACATGTgttatgataatgataaagatTCGACATTCTTTTATACTCTAAATCCATTCACGAAATACGCGCCACCACCGTGGGTCCAAGTAGAAACAACTGACGAATTTagcaataagaaaaataaaaaattaatactataCAGTCTACAATATTCTACTGGTAttcaatgtaattattttttataa
- the LOC130676550 gene encoding uncharacterized protein LOC130676550, translating into MWFKGLIVCYYYLFTVNVACSNFKIYDSSPTNPSTRLTNHARELVDMCFTNNSNSVIITDDLYRNGYKDEYPSDENDKISSVIIITSDFEPSKITGLIRSYPTYVLPFESIENLETLIEKFRSSTIWSVTSKFLILDTTKEPRCANAGKILGFLWKIDLLFSYYMCYDTDEDSTFIYTLNPFTKYAPPPWVQVEATDEFRDEENKKLTLYSLQYSEDAEVCENITFDKAKYLDGHKIKSSTFPSWPHNTNEKIMKQKEKLYLEKSMKSKYINLYTSSAYINATLTIDFITTSNLKESIKKGYITELANNKYDVYNNLLQLADVNYKYTDIITRYSEAKYSILTKKTNYLTAMSELTFNLQLLALTVVVLVLIILVIVINNRFNISGAILDVVRLSAGMGIMTPLDQLSMRIIYFVGFLFIFLVMPEVQGHIFAILSNPTSPRNMETLADLYNNKYHVYYDRKLHNDVVNEKLWVTNEDQKYLCPSDQSYARNCSLLAQKNSTTACIFFTSKQIKYALKSKNLHVSKEAVFKKYFVFWTRKHWALKAKLDKAGLKPREMGLLNYFEDKWINDGSKKFKRKNKIEENKRYDQIDLENWIFYFILMSMTLLWSLFIFGIEILLHKYYGFYQQFQMLKKFGRKKRSLRSLPRTVFFFWANGSSLQPQVILKSLSVNPNEHFELS; encoded by the exons ATGTGGTTTAAAGGACTCATtgtatgttattattatttgttcacGGTTAATGTTGCGtgcagtaattttaaaatttacgattCATCACCAACAAACCCATCAACACGTCTTACTAATCATGCG AGAGAACTAGTTGACATgtgttttacaaataattcgaattctGTGATTATAACTGATGATTTGTATCGTAACGGCTATAAAGATGAGTATCCGTCTGacgaaaatgataaaatttcgtCAGTGATTATAATTACCAGCGATTTCGAGCCGAGTAAGATCACAGGGTTAATACGTTCTTACCCAACGTATGTCTTACCATTCGAATCAATTGAAAACCTGGAAACACTCATTGAGAAGTTCAGATCATCGACAATCTGGAGTGTAacatcgaaatttttaatcctcgATACGACAAAAGAGCCACGTTGTGCAAATGCTGGAAAAATACTAGGATTCTTGTGGaaaatagatttattattttcgtattACATGTGCTATGATACTGATGAAGATTCGACATTCATTTATACTCTAAACCCATTCACGAAGTACGCGCCACCACCGTGGGTCCAAGTAGAAGCAACTGACGAATTTCGCGatgaggaaaataaaaaattaacactaTACAGTCTACAATATTCTGAAG ATGCAGAGGTATGTGAAAATATAACCTTTGACAAGGCAAAATACCTGGAtggtcataaaataaaatcctcaACCTTTCCTAGTTGGCCCCATAATACTAACGAAAAGATAATGAAACAGAAGGAAAAATTATACCTCGAGAAGTCaatgaaaagtaaatatatcaatttgtaTACTTCGTCTGCGTATATTAATGCTACACTGACAATAGATTTTATTACGACGAGTAATCTAAaagaatcaattaaaaaaggTTACATCACGGAATTAGCTAATAACAAGTATgatgtttataacaatttacttCAGTTAGCAGAtgttaattataagtatacaGATATCATAACAAGATACAGCGAAGCTAAATATTCCATACTAACTAAAAagacaaattatttaacagCAATGAGTGAACTAACTTTCAATCTTCAGTTACTTGCACTTACAGTTGTTGTAttggtattaataatattggtaatagtaattaataacaGATTTAATATAAGTGGAGCTATTTTGGATGTGGTGAGATTGTCCGCGGGCATGGGGATTATGACGCCTTTGGACCAGTTATCGATGAGGATTATTTACTTTGTTGGTTTCTTATTCATATTCCTAGTAATGCCCGAAGTTCAAGGACATATATTCGCAATATTATCGAATCCTACTTCGCCTCGCAACATGGAAACGTTAGCTGATTTATACAATAATAAGTACCATGTTTATTACGATAGAAAATTACACAATGATGttgttaatgaaaaattgtggGTTACTAATGaagatcaaaaatatttatgccCTTCGGATCAGTCTTATGCAAGAAACTGTTCACTTCTagcacaaaaaaattcaactacAGCGTGCATCTTCTTTacaagtaaacaaataaaatatgctTTGAAATCAAAGAATTTACATGTTTCGAAAGAggcagtatttaaaaaatattttgttttttggacAAGAAAGCATTGGGCTTTAAAAGCTAAATTGGATAAAGCAGGTTTGAAGCCTAGGGAAATGGGTTTATTGAACTATTTTGAAGATAAATGGATAAATGATGGatcgaaaaaattcaaaaggaaaaacaaaattgaagaaaataaacgCTATGACCAGATCGATTTGGAAAATTGgatattctattttattttaatgagtaTGACTTTACTCtggagtttatttatttttggaattgaAATACTCTTGCATAAGTATTATGGATTCTACCAACAGTTTCAAATgctgaaaaaatttggaagGAAAAAAAGGTCACTGAGATCGTTGCCGAGGACAGTCTTTTTTTTCTGGGCGAATGGTTCTTCTCTACAGCCGCAAgttattttgaaatcattgAGTGTTAACCCAAATGAACATTTTGAActcagttaa
- the LOC130676560 gene encoding protein archease-like has translation MENLTDEDLEIPPCKYEYLDHTADIQLHAWGETLQEAFEQVAMAMFAYMTEIDKVEIKQSYDIEAQADDLMGLLFHFLDELLFMFCAEPYLIAKKVKILEFDTVNFKIKARAYGEEFIIGKHPQGADVKAITYSAMQILDRPEADRPEVFVIVDI, from the exons ATGGAAAATTTGACAGATGAAGATTTAGAGATTCCTCCATGTAAATATGAat atttGGATCATACGGCTGATATACa ACTTCATGCATGGGGTGAAACATTGCAAGAAGCCTTCGAACAAGTCGCAATGGCCATGTTTGCTTACATGACTGAAATTGATAAAGTTGAAATAAAGCAGTCATATGATATTGAAGCGCAAGCTGATGATTTAATGGGTCTATTGTTTCATTTCTTAgatgaattattattcatgTTTTGTGCTGAGCCCTATCTTATTGCAAAG AAAGTTAAAATACTTGAGTTCGATACtgttaactttaaaataaaagcaagAGCATATGGTGAAGAATTTATAATTGGGAAGCATCCCCAAGGTGCTGATGTAAAAGCAATAACATATTCAGCAATGCAGATATTGGATCGACCGGAAGCGGACCGACCTGAGGTCTTCGTTATTGTCGATATATAA